One genomic region from Halobacteriovorax vibrionivorans encodes:
- a CDS encoding SLC13 family permease — MIKSLYDEFRTEWKNNTAKSVIFQFLGIIAFFLVYTSNLPLEENAKKFLAIFSYVVVQWLLSSTTLFISGLMGVALTVLLGVISFEEAFSSFSSPIIFLFMGGFLLARAMEKLGLDRKISIAILSSKFINGSFNRTLAVIIVVTATFSMWVSNSATAAMMISIAFGILKSFKVKEDITKQYFLLIIGYAATVGGMATPIGSPPNLITMGLLEQHTGQSLTFWDWFKYGLPLSCGFMLILFLYAKSKITESIPKVDKKDLILSLGKDHKISNNEFRLMAIFSLTVFFWFAPTIATFVLGKANALTIYLHKYVTPAMVAIIASCSLFMFPIYSKTKLLEQEDIKKIDWGTLLLFASGLSLGTTLFKTGIAEYVGNNIITIFSNFSFSVILIFIVAITILLTELVSNTAAANILVPILIAAAAKVGFSTTTAAFVIAFSCNMAFMLPVATPPNAIVYGTGLVSMKKMIGFGAILNLIAFVVLCAIVAFF, encoded by the coding sequence ATGATTAAAAGCTTATATGATGAATTTAGAACTGAGTGGAAGAATAACACTGCTAAGTCAGTCATCTTTCAGTTCTTAGGCATCATTGCTTTCTTTCTTGTCTATACTTCAAATTTACCTTTAGAAGAAAATGCTAAAAAATTCTTAGCAATCTTTTCTTATGTTGTCGTTCAGTGGCTACTTTCAAGTACTACTTTATTTATATCAGGTCTTATGGGAGTTGCTCTAACAGTTTTACTTGGAGTTATATCTTTTGAGGAAGCCTTTAGTAGTTTTAGCTCACCAATAATCTTTCTCTTTATGGGAGGTTTTCTCTTAGCTCGTGCGATGGAGAAATTAGGATTAGATCGAAAAATTTCGATTGCAATATTAAGTTCAAAGTTTATCAATGGAAGTTTTAATCGAACACTTGCGGTAATTATCGTTGTAACTGCTACTTTTTCGATGTGGGTTTCAAACTCCGCAACAGCAGCTATGATGATCTCGATAGCTTTTGGTATCTTAAAGTCATTTAAAGTGAAAGAGGATATTACAAAACAGTATTTTCTTTTAATTATTGGCTATGCAGCCACTGTCGGGGGAATGGCAACGCCAATAGGTTCACCCCCAAATCTCATTACGATGGGTTTATTAGAGCAGCATACAGGGCAGAGCTTAACATTTTGGGATTGGTTTAAATACGGTTTGCCTTTAAGTTGTGGTTTCATGTTGATTTTATTTCTTTATGCCAAGAGTAAAATTACAGAGTCCATACCTAAGGTTGATAAGAAGGATCTCATTCTAAGCTTAGGAAAGGACCATAAGATTTCAAATAATGAATTTCGTTTAATGGCCATTTTCTCATTAACGGTTTTCTTTTGGTTTGCTCCAACTATTGCAACTTTTGTTCTTGGTAAGGCCAATGCTTTAACCATCTATTTGCATAAGTATGTGACACCGGCCATGGTTGCTATCATTGCATCGTGCTCACTTTTTATGTTTCCAATCTATAGTAAAACAAAGCTATTGGAGCAAGAGGACATTAAGAAAATAGATTGGGGAACTTTGTTACTTTTTGCTTCAGGTCTTTCCCTTGGGACAACTCTTTTTAAAACTGGAATTGCAGAGTATGTTGGAAATAATATCATTACAATATTTAGTAACTTTAGTTTTTCAGTTATTCTAATTTTTATTGTGGCCATTACAATTCTTTTAACTGAGTTAGTAAGTAATACGGCCGCTGCAAATATTCTTGTTCCGATTTTAATTGCGGCTGCAGCAAAAGTTGGTTTTTCAACAACAACCGCAGCTTTTGTCATTGCTTTCAGTTGCAATATGGCCTTTATGCTTCCTGTCGCGACACCGCCAAATGCTATCGTTTATGGAACAGGCCTCGTTTCAATGAAGAAAATGATCGGATTTGGTGCAATCTTAAACCTGATCGCTTTTGTCGTCCTTTGTGCCATCGTTGCATTCTTCTAA
- the aspS gene encoding aspartate--tRNA ligase, translated as MSQIKGLMRTHNLGELRAEDIGKKVTLCGWVNKNRDLGGLTFIDLRDKFGLTQLNFTNFKGDVDLLKKCHLESVIMIKGEVAKRPEEALNKNMPTGEVEVHVEELEVLSECDINNIPFLPYGATEATEDNKLKYRYLDLRTKKLQDILKLRSKITLDVRNTMHENDFIEVETPILYKSTPEGARDYVVPSRVHPGHVYALPQSPQTLKQLLMIGGTDKYFQICKCFRDEDLRADRQPEFTQVDIEVSFATEEYMKNLATDLMKNIFELESDYEIPVMNYNDAMRDYGSDKPDVRFGLKQHVVSDLFKETEFGVFKNAIESGGMVKAMFVPATMGTFSRKILDGFVNVVKPFGGKGVAFFKVEEGKASGGISKFITDDVLANLSSLPDLDGDSKSGTWLFFADKEEIVHDSADALRRHLGQELKLIENSDKKYAFLWVNDFPCFEADEERLYAKHHPFTSPKLSEMDKFMNEEISVKNEVLKNLPAQAYDLVCNGYELGGGSIRIHNGAVQERMFEVLGMSEEEVEKQFSFFVNALKYGTPPHGGIALGLDRITMVKAGTDNIRDVIAFPKTTTASDMMSNAPSVPSKEQTDELHFSFLK; from the coding sequence ATGTCACAGATTAAGGGTTTGATGAGAACTCACAATTTAGGAGAATTAAGGGCCGAAGACATCGGTAAGAAAGTAACACTATGCGGTTGGGTAAATAAGAACCGCGACCTAGGTGGACTTACTTTTATCGATTTAAGAGATAAGTTTGGTTTAACTCAGCTTAACTTTACAAATTTCAAAGGCGACGTTGATCTTCTTAAAAAGTGTCACCTCGAATCAGTTATTATGATTAAAGGTGAAGTGGCAAAGCGTCCAGAAGAAGCTTTAAATAAGAATATGCCAACAGGTGAAGTTGAAGTCCATGTTGAAGAATTAGAAGTTCTATCAGAGTGTGATATTAACAATATTCCATTTCTTCCATATGGAGCGACTGAAGCAACAGAAGATAATAAGCTTAAGTATCGCTACCTTGATCTAAGAACAAAGAAGCTTCAAGATATTTTAAAACTACGTTCTAAGATTACTTTAGACGTTAGAAATACAATGCACGAAAACGACTTTATTGAAGTTGAAACTCCAATTCTATATAAGTCGACTCCTGAAGGTGCTCGTGACTATGTTGTTCCTTCTCGTGTTCATCCAGGTCACGTTTATGCACTTCCACAGTCACCACAAACACTAAAACAACTTCTTATGATTGGTGGAACTGATAAGTACTTCCAAATCTGTAAGTGTTTCCGTGATGAGGATCTTCGAGCTGACCGTCAGCCAGAATTTACTCAAGTGGATATTGAAGTTTCTTTTGCGACAGAAGAGTACATGAAGAATCTTGCAACAGATCTAATGAAAAATATTTTTGAATTAGAATCAGATTATGAGATTCCTGTAATGAATTATAACGATGCCATGAGAGATTATGGTTCTGATAAGCCAGATGTTCGTTTCGGTCTTAAGCAACATGTTGTTTCTGATCTTTTTAAAGAAACTGAATTTGGTGTTTTTAAAAATGCTATTGAATCTGGTGGAATGGTTAAGGCCATGTTCGTTCCTGCAACGATGGGAACTTTTTCACGTAAGATCCTTGATGGTTTTGTAAACGTTGTTAAGCCATTTGGTGGAAAAGGTGTTGCCTTCTTTAAAGTTGAAGAGGGGAAAGCATCTGGTGGTATCTCTAAGTTTATCACTGACGATGTGCTAGCTAATCTATCAAGTCTTCCAGACCTTGATGGTGATTCAAAATCTGGAACATGGTTATTCTTTGCTGATAAAGAAGAGATCGTTCATGACAGTGCAGATGCTCTACGTCGTCACCTTGGACAAGAGCTTAAGCTTATTGAAAATAGTGATAAGAAATATGCTTTCTTATGGGTAAATGACTTCCCATGCTTTGAAGCTGATGAAGAAAGATTATACGCAAAACACCATCCATTTACTTCTCCAAAATTAAGTGAAATGGATAAGTTTATGAATGAAGAAATCAGCGTGAAAAACGAAGTTCTAAAGAATCTTCCAGCTCAAGCATATGACCTCGTTTGTAATGGTTACGAGCTAGGTGGTGGATCGATTAGAATTCACAATGGTGCTGTTCAAGAGAGAATGTTTGAAGTTCTTGGAATGAGTGAAGAAGAAGTTGAAAAGCAATTTAGCTTCTTTGTTAATGCACTTAAATATGGAACTCCTCCGCACGGTGGGATTGCTCTAGGGCTTGATCGTATCACAATGGTAAAGGCAGGAACTGACAATATCCGTGACGTAATTGCATTTCCAAAAACAACGACAGCAAGTGATATGATGTCGAATGCTCCATCTGTTCCTTCAAAAGAGCAGACTGATGAATTACACTTTAGTTTCTTAAAATAA
- a CDS encoding DUF192 domain-containing protein, whose amino-acid sequence MKFIANSTHILSIFFYSVVLFYATPSHAQFINKKWGVNTMITPSKKEIKVSWAVSEKEKRQGLSGLKSEAMKEDEGLLFVYRRMMPLKFWMPNTFFDLDIIFLDKNFKVVAIETLPHYPGRENPKKIPITKPYQSQFVLELHAGMAKKLKITKGSQLKWKKALSQKFLNSLGIE is encoded by the coding sequence ATGAAATTTATAGCAAATTCTACACATATTCTCAGTATTTTTTTCTACTCAGTCGTTTTGTTTTACGCCACACCTAGTCATGCTCAATTTATCAATAAAAAATGGGGTGTAAACACGATGATCACACCTAGTAAGAAAGAAATTAAGGTATCCTGGGCCGTAAGCGAAAAAGAGAAACGCCAAGGACTAAGTGGACTCAAATCAGAGGCCATGAAAGAAGACGAAGGTTTACTCTTTGTTTATCGTCGAATGATGCCACTAAAGTTTTGGATGCCAAATACATTCTTTGACTTAGATATTATTTTTCTCGATAAGAATTTTAAAGTTGTGGCCATTGAAACTCTTCCTCATTACCCGGGCCGAGAAAACCCTAAGAAGATTCCAATAACAAAGCCTTATCAAAGCCAATTTGTCTTAGAATTACATGCTGGAATGGCAAAGAAATTGAAGATAACGAAGGGCTCCCAACTTAAATGGAAGAAAGCCCTCTCACAGAAGTTTCTGAATTCTCTGGGAATAGAATAA
- a CDS encoding FtsB family cell division protein — MQFSLGRNRGPASSGASTNSTSSNQSNSRSAAMQKAIERNRAKMQRRQSDAGSPPPTPGSRPSPQSRMQASAASEAPKSSGSSVLAKLREQRMAKEAQASASGARRASMSAPSSSARPSTTASAATRKPITDSNNIEMSSPLRKKTTAPAAPTYAQQSEAKSLTKPKAKVSAKRKVKSKSRKKGEVTSWGVKLCWGFCLFLLGRLIFSQGGVIEYFDKKSTLDQAYHEAHLLKEENAGLMKELELIRTNNKYKKKLVRDHLGYIARDEYLILFPENSETSVRGLSSI, encoded by the coding sequence TTGCAATTTTCACTAGGAAGGAACCGTGGTCCAGCGTCGTCTGGTGCCTCTACAAATTCAACTAGTTCAAATCAGTCTAATTCGAGAAGTGCGGCGATGCAAAAAGCAATCGAGCGCAATCGTGCAAAGATGCAAAGACGTCAAAGTGATGCAGGTTCTCCACCTCCAACACCAGGAAGTCGACCATCTCCTCAATCACGTATGCAAGCGAGTGCTGCGAGTGAAGCGCCTAAATCTTCTGGTTCATCAGTTTTAGCAAAGCTTAGAGAGCAGAGAATGGCAAAAGAAGCACAAGCTTCAGCGTCCGGAGCAAGAAGAGCATCAATGTCAGCTCCATCTTCATCTGCAAGGCCATCAACAACTGCATCAGCAGCAACAAGAAAACCAATTACTGATTCAAATAATATCGAAATGTCTTCACCACTTAGAAAGAAGACCACAGCACCGGCCGCGCCGACTTATGCACAACAATCAGAAGCTAAATCTTTAACGAAACCAAAAGCTAAAGTTTCAGCAAAGAGAAAAGTTAAGTCAAAGTCGAGAAAGAAAGGCGAGGTAACGAGCTGGGGTGTTAAGCTTTGTTGGGGATTTTGTCTATTCCTATTAGGTCGCTTAATTTTTTCTCAAGGTGGCGTTATTGAATACTTTGATAAGAAATCAACTCTTGATCAAGCCTATCATGAGGCCCATCTCTTAAAAGAAGAGAATGCCGGACTTATGAAGGAGCTAGAATTAATTCGCACAAATAATAAGTATAAGAAGAAGCTTGTTCGCGATCACTTAGGTTATATCGCACGTGATGAGTATCTTATTCTATTCCCAGAGAATTCAGAAACTTCTGTGAGAGGGCTTTCTTCCATTTAA